Proteins co-encoded in one Chitinophagales bacterium genomic window:
- a CDS encoding metalloregulator ArsR/SmtB family transcription factor encodes MAKNSLHVSSAKYIDNYVLEIEFSDGTTQVVNFEQFLKISSHHNTRYYLNKDVFQEFMVEDGQLHWGNHDLEFDVEKLHRNELLPPSLPFKSVKKASKILRAVNHKVRRRIIELLEENTRMTVTEIFIKLRIEQSAASQHLAILRNEDIVFTKRDGKYIHYSLNYERIDEVMRFVKSLTGKR; translated from the coding sequence ATGGCTAAAAATAGTTTACACGTTTCTAGTGCAAAGTATATTGATAATTACGTTTTAGAGATTGAATTTAGTGATGGAACTACACAAGTTGTAAATTTTGAACAATTTCTTAAAATTTCCTCACATCACAATACCCGATATTACTTGAATAAGGATGTTTTTCAAGAATTTATGGTAGAAGATGGTCAGCTTCATTGGGGTAATCATGACTTGGAGTTTGATGTAGAAAAACTACATCGCAATGAATTATTACCTCCTTCATTACCTTTCAAATCGGTAAAAAAGGCGAGTAAAATTTTAAGAGCAGTTAACCACAAGGTTCGCCGTCGAATTATCGAATTGCTGGAAGAAAACACTAGAATGACCGTTACCGAGATTTTTATCAAGTTGCGTATAGAGCAATCTGCTGCTTCTCAGCATCTTGCTATATTGAGGAATGAAGATATTGTTTTTACAAAGCGAGATGGTAAATACATTCATTATTCGTTGAATTATGAGCGTATTGATGAAGTGATGCGTTTTGTTAAAAGCTTGACAGGGAAACGATAA
- a CDS encoding 2,3,4,5-tetrahydropyridine-2,6-dicarboxylate N-succinyltransferase, which translates to MLEQARQLIEEAWNDRTLLQQPATKLAIETVIEALDKGKIRVAFPSDDGDWMVNEWVKKAVILYFPICQMETIEIGPFEFHDKIPLKKNFKSLNVRVVPHALARFGAYLSPGVIMMPSYVNIGAYVGSGTMVDTWATVGSCAQIGENVHLSGGVGIGGVLEPVQASPVIIEDNCFIGSRCIVVEGVRIETEAVLGANVVITQSTKIIDVSGEEPIYYQGRVPARSVVIPGSYTKKFPAGEYQVSCALIIGKRKESTDKKVSLNHALRDYDVAV; encoded by the coding sequence ATGTTAGAACAGGCAAGACAACTCATTGAAGAAGCATGGAATGACCGAACATTGTTGCAGCAACCTGCAACAAAATTGGCTATAGAAACAGTTATTGAAGCGTTGGACAAGGGAAAAATTAGAGTCGCTTTTCCTTCAGATGATGGAGATTGGATGGTAAATGAATGGGTAAAAAAAGCAGTTATTCTTTATTTTCCTATTTGTCAGATGGAAACCATTGAAATAGGGCCATTTGAATTTCATGATAAAATCCCTTTAAAGAAAAATTTTAAAAGCCTAAATGTGCGGGTAGTACCGCACGCCCTTGCCCGTTTTGGAGCTTATTTATCTCCTGGAGTTATTATGATGCCTTCTTATGTCAATATTGGGGCATATGTTGGTAGTGGTACGATGGTTGATACATGGGCAACAGTCGGTTCTTGCGCTCAAATAGGTGAAAACGTGCATCTTAGTGGAGGTGTTGGAATTGGTGGTGTGTTGGAACCTGTTCAGGCAAGTCCAGTCATTATTGAAGACAACTGCTTTATTGGTTCTCGTTGTATAGTGGTAGAAGGTGTACGGATAGAAACAGAAGCTGTATTAGGTGCTAATGTGGTCATCACACAATCTACAAAAATCATCGATGTGAGTGGCGAAGAGCCTATCTATTACCAAGGAAGGGTGCCTGCAAGATCGGTAGTTATTCCTGGCAGTTATACAAAAAAATTCCCTGCTGGCGAATACCAAGTTTCCTGTGCTTTGATTATTGGAAAGCGCAAAGAATCAACCGATAAAAAGGTATCTTTGAATCATGCACTACGTGATTATGATGTGGCTGTTTAG